Proteins encoded by one window of Modestobacter marinus:
- a CDS encoding GmrSD restriction endonuclease domain-containing protein, with the protein MTALAALALVGTAACAPAGAPPATPGADAVSEAAQQSTSGAPTAGQPATDVLATLPVKGRAPKTGYDRNEFGATWADVDRNGCDTRNDVLARDLTGEQFRPGTQDCVVVSGTLVDPYTGQTIEFQKGDASSVDIDHVVALSNGWQTGAFGWDEDRRTAFANDPLNLLAVDYAANRQKGDGDAATWLPDDRGYRCAYVARQVAVKAGYGLWVTQAEHDAIARVLDTCPGEPVPSPAAPTPDGSAEPPADGPAEPPAADPFPNCEAARAAGAAPLHRGDPGWSDRMDGDGDGTACE; encoded by the coding sequence ATGACCGCGCTCGCTGCGCTGGCCCTGGTCGGCACCGCAGCCTGCGCGCCGGCCGGCGCACCACCGGCCACCCCGGGCGCGGACGCCGTCTCCGAAGCCGCCCAGCAGTCGACGTCCGGCGCCCCCACGGCTGGGCAGCCGGCCACCGACGTGCTGGCCACCCTGCCGGTCAAGGGCCGCGCGCCGAAGACCGGCTACGACCGGAACGAGTTCGGCGCCACCTGGGCCGACGTCGACCGCAACGGCTGCGACACCCGCAACGACGTGCTGGCCCGCGACCTCACCGGAGAGCAGTTCCGGCCCGGCACGCAGGACTGCGTGGTGGTCAGCGGCACGCTGGTCGACCCCTACACCGGCCAGACCATCGAGTTCCAGAAGGGCGACGCCAGCAGCGTCGACATCGACCACGTCGTCGCGCTGAGCAACGGCTGGCAGACCGGGGCCTTCGGCTGGGACGAGGACCGGCGCACCGCGTTCGCCAACGACCCGCTGAACCTGCTGGCCGTCGACTACGCCGCCAACCGGCAGAAGGGTGACGGCGACGCCGCGACCTGGCTGCCGGACGACCGCGGGTACCGCTGCGCCTACGTCGCCCGCCAGGTCGCGGTGAAGGCCGGCTACGGCCTGTGGGTCACCCAGGCCGAGCACGACGCCATCGCCCGCGTGCTCGACACCTGCCCCGGCGAGCCGGTCCCGTCACCGGCCGCACCCACTCCGGACGGTTCCGCGGAACCGCCCGCCGACGGTCCCGCGGAACCGCCGGCCGCCGACCCGTTCCCGAACTGCGAGGCGGCCCGCGCGGCCGGCGCCGCGCCGCTGCACCGCGGTGACCCGGGCTGGTCCGACCGGATGGACGGCGACGGGGACGGCACCGCCTGCGAGTGA
- a CDS encoding DUF488 family protein gives MPLLTVGHGPDDRARLLARLSGAGVQQLVDVRRFPGSRVNPDVRREALTEWLPASGVGYRWEERLGGRRRILAGEPVADGWWTVAQFAAYAAHTRTAEFADALGDVLTAAADRTVAVMCSESVWWRCHRRLIADVVVLARGLTVDHVMPDGRLTPHRPAEGAVLGADGEVSWPG, from the coding sequence GTGCCGCTGCTCACCGTCGGCCACGGCCCCGACGACCGGGCCCGTCTGCTCGCCCGGCTCTCCGGGGCCGGGGTGCAGCAGCTCGTCGACGTCCGGCGGTTCCCGGGCAGCCGGGTCAACCCCGACGTCCGCCGGGAGGCGCTCACCGAGTGGCTCCCCGCCTCGGGCGTCGGCTACCGCTGGGAGGAACGGCTGGGCGGACGGCGCCGGATCCTCGCCGGCGAGCCGGTGGCCGACGGCTGGTGGACGGTGGCGCAGTTCGCCGCGTACGCCGCGCACACCCGCACCGCCGAGTTCGCCGACGCCCTGGGCGACGTGCTCACCGCCGCGGCCGACCGCACCGTGGCGGTGATGTGCAGCGAGAGCGTGTGGTGGCGCTGCCACCGGCGGCTGATCGCCGACGTGGTCGTGTTGGCCCGCGGGCTGACGGTGGACCACGTGATGCCCGACGGCCGGCTGACCCCGCACCGGCCCGCCGAGGGCGCCGTCCTCGGTGCGGACGGAGAGGTGAGCTGGCCCGGGTGA
- a CDS encoding cupin domain-containing protein has translation MTLLPDPATFSWRGDQPSAGRTRFVATGAQTRGDFGLFEVTMAPGGSGPGPHLHRTFSESFHVLEGSLAVLANGEWTTAHAGDLVYVPRSGVHGFRSVGPDVGARFQILFTPDIPREEYFTGLLELHAGGRTPSVEEIDAFALRHDQLNLRD, from the coding sequence GTGACCCTCCTCCCCGACCCGGCGACCTTCTCCTGGCGGGGCGACCAGCCGTCGGCGGGCCGCACCCGGTTCGTCGCCACCGGAGCGCAGACCCGCGGCGACTTCGGGCTGTTCGAGGTGACGATGGCCCCGGGCGGCAGCGGCCCCGGGCCGCACCTGCACCGCACGTTCAGCGAGTCGTTCCACGTGCTCGAGGGGTCGCTGGCGGTGCTCGCGAATGGGGAGTGGACGACGGCGCACGCCGGTGACCTGGTCTACGTCCCCCGGTCCGGGGTGCACGGGTTCCGCTCGGTCGGCCCGGACGTCGGGGCGCGGTTCCAGATCCTCTTCACACCCGACATCCCGCGGGAGGAGTACTTCACCGGGCTACTGGAGCTGCACGCCGGTGGGCGCACCCCGTCGGTCGAGGAGATCGACGCGTTCGCGCTCCGGCACGACCAGCTCAACCTGCGGGACTGA
- a CDS encoding class I SAM-dependent methyltransferase, producing MVELSNWSRMSQEDPAHSPAYVERFRRLAAEGVDLAGEARLVDALLPRGARVLDAGCGPGRVGAVLFDAGHEVVGVDADPVLVAAAEADHPGPRWLVGDLAELDLPEEFDGIVCAGNVMAFLAPSTRGEVLRRFRTHLRPDGRAAVGFGAGRGYPFEEFLADAEGAGLTPDVLLSTWDLRPYSPDADFLVAVLRRR from the coding sequence ATGGTCGAGCTCAGCAACTGGAGCCGGATGTCCCAGGAGGACCCGGCGCACTCTCCCGCGTACGTCGAGCGGTTCCGCCGGCTGGCCGCCGAGGGCGTGGACCTGGCGGGGGAGGCCCGGCTCGTCGACGCACTGCTGCCCCGGGGTGCGCGGGTGCTGGACGCCGGCTGCGGTCCCGGCCGGGTCGGCGCCGTCCTGTTCGACGCCGGGCACGAGGTGGTCGGGGTGGACGCCGACCCGGTGCTCGTCGCCGCCGCCGAGGCCGACCACCCGGGGCCCCGCTGGCTCGTCGGCGACCTGGCCGAGCTCGACCTGCCGGAGGAGTTCGACGGGATCGTCTGCGCCGGCAACGTGATGGCCTTCCTGGCGCCGAGCACCCGCGGCGAGGTGCTCCGCCGGTTCCGCACCCACCTGCGCCCGGACGGCCGGGCGGCGGTCGGTTTCGGCGCGGGACGCGGGTACCCCTTCGAGGAGTTCCTGGCCGACGCCGAGGGCGCCGGGCTGACCCCGGACGTGCTGCTGTCCACCTGGGACCTGCGGCCGTACTCCCCGGACGCCGACTTCCTGGTCGCGGTGCTGCGCAGGAGGTGA
- a CDS encoding DNA polymerase IV, which translates to MRREPSILHLDLDAFFAAVEQRDKPSLRGRPVVVGGTGGRGVVSTASYEARAFGARSAMPTAEARRLCPPGTAFLGGRFAAYRRTSEVVMALLRELSPLVEPVSIDEAYVDLAAGDHDLSVPGVTALAAELKARIAVATGGVTGSVGIGTSKAVAKIGSELDKPDGLTVVPPGEELAVLHPLPVRALGGVGPATAERLAQIGVKTIGDLHRLSLVDLTSLVGQAHGAGLYRLARADDDRPVVTDREAKSVSAEETFARDLTDPARLAAEIEALATRVGSRLQRSGTSGRTVTLKVRRYDFSTLTRSQTLAHAVDDPRQIAEVAHRLLGAVDRSGGLRLLGVGVSGLSPYAQGDLFAEAAGPAEVVEPVEVVEPAEPVELPADPEPGRAVVAWYPGQDVVHPDLGSGWVWGSGLNRVTVRFEGPRTTPGPVRTLAADDPDLQPADPPDWAP; encoded by the coding sequence GTGCGTCGGGAGCCCAGCATCCTGCACCTGGACCTGGACGCCTTCTTCGCCGCCGTCGAGCAGCGGGACAAGCCCTCGCTGCGCGGCCGGCCGGTCGTCGTCGGGGGCACCGGGGGCCGCGGCGTCGTCTCCACCGCCTCCTACGAGGCCCGGGCGTTCGGCGCGCGCAGCGCGATGCCCACCGCCGAGGCGCGGCGGCTCTGCCCGCCCGGCACCGCCTTCCTGGGCGGCCGCTTCGCCGCCTACCGGCGGACGTCGGAGGTGGTGATGGCGCTGCTGCGCGAGCTCTCCCCGCTGGTCGAGCCGGTGTCCATCGACGAGGCCTACGTCGACCTGGCCGCCGGTGACCACGACCTGTCGGTCCCCGGCGTCACCGCGCTGGCCGCTGAGCTGAAGGCCCGGATCGCCGTCGCCACCGGTGGCGTCACCGGTTCGGTGGGGATCGGCACCTCCAAGGCGGTGGCCAAGATCGGCTCGGAGCTGGACAAGCCGGACGGGCTGACCGTCGTCCCGCCCGGGGAGGAGCTCGCCGTCCTGCACCCCCTGCCGGTGCGCGCGCTGGGCGGGGTCGGTCCGGCGACCGCCGAGCGGCTGGCCCAGATCGGCGTCAAGACCATCGGCGACCTGCACCGGCTCTCGCTGGTCGACCTGACCAGCCTGGTCGGCCAGGCGCACGGCGCAGGGCTCTACCGGCTCGCCCGCGCCGACGACGACCGGCCGGTGGTGACCGACCGGGAGGCGAAGTCGGTCAGCGCCGAGGAGACCTTCGCCCGTGACCTGACCGACCCGGCCCGGCTGGCCGCCGAGATCGAGGCGCTGGCGACCCGGGTGGGCAGCCGGCTGCAGCGCTCGGGCACCTCGGGGCGGACCGTGACGCTCAAGGTCCGCCGCTACGACTTCAGCACCCTCACCCGGTCCCAGACCCTGGCCCACGCCGTCGACGACCCCCGGCAGATCGCCGAGGTCGCCCACCGGCTGCTCGGCGCCGTCGACCGCAGCGGCGGCCTGCGCCTGCTCGGCGTCGGCGTCTCGGGGCTGTCGCCCTACGCGCAGGGCGACCTCTTCGCCGAGGCCGCCGGGCCGGCGGAGGTGGTCGAGCCGGTGGAGGTGGTCGAGCCGGCCGAGCCGGTGGAGCTGCCGGCCGACCCGGAGCCGGGGCGCGCCGTCGTCGCCTGGTACCCCGGGCAGGACGTCGTCCACCCCGACCTCGGCTCGGGCTGGGTGTGGGGCAGCGGGCTCAACCGGGTGACCGTCCGGTTCGAGGGGCCGCGGACGACGCCGGGTCCGGTGCGCACGCTGGCCGCCGACGACCCCGACCTGCAGCCGGCCGACCCGCCGGACTGGGCCCCCTGA